A genomic stretch from Capricornis sumatraensis isolate serow.1 chromosome 4, serow.2, whole genome shotgun sequence includes:
- the SMIM19 gene encoding small integral membrane protein 19 isoform X2 — protein sequence MPGGYGVMGDDGAMDYSVHEAWNEATNVYLVVILVSFGLFMYAKRNKRKIMRIFSLPPPAETLSEPNFYDTISKIRLRQQLEMYSISLESLLP from the exons ATGCCTGGGGGCTACGGAGTGATGGGGGACGATGGGGCCATGGACTACAGCGTCCACGAGGCCTGGAATGAAGCCACCAACGTGTACCTGGTGGTGATCCTCGTCAGCTTCGGGCTCTTCATGTATGCCAAGAG gaataaaaggaaaattatgaggATATTCAGTTTGCCACCTCCAGCAGAAACTCTGTCAGAGCCCAACTTCTATGACACAATAAGCAAGATTCGTTTAAGACAGCAACTAGAAATGTACTCCATTT